The Coffea arabica cultivar ET-39 chromosome 2c, Coffea Arabica ET-39 HiFi, whole genome shotgun sequence genome includes the window ctcctatggtttaatatttttttatataactctcttatgatttcaaaaattatatataacccTTCCATGATTTAGATTAAAGTATCAAAGTAATGGAAATGATCATTTgtaacggaatcacctaaaatataaaaaatactcTTATATAAAGTAGAAAATGGTTTATTAAGCAAGGAGAGTcaagtgtatattttgaaaattataagagtttatatgataaaatataagatcACACGGGATTAGTGTATCATACATTTATAAAGGTAATATTGACATTTTAAGATTCCGTTATGAATGATCATTTCCGTcatttgacactttaattcaaactaTGAGAAGAttatgtataatttttgaaaccatagggggttatgtgaaaaattgCTAAATCACAAGGAAATAAAGTATAattttccattcttttttttttttttgataactctTCCATAAGCTTTCAATGTAAATTTCACAAGGTTGAGACTTGTTTCCaatatttttttccctccaGTTTTGCCTCTATCTGAATGGGAAAGTATGGGACCTGCCCTAAagtaaaaatatgagaaaatcaatcaaaatatCTCTTTTATCTCATCAAAtgaactttttttctttcatttttaaaaggaaaatttgacCATTTGGTCCCTCACATTTTCTGAAAAAGATTTTTAGTctttcaaattcaaaatcaGTCAAAATAATTCCATAGACATAAAAAGAAGTCTGTCTATTTGATCCCAAAGCTTATTTTCACTCATTTCTCTGACCAAAAACCATATGCTTGCCTCGTGTGCTCATTCCTGTGAGCATGGTTTGTGCTTGAAATTATGAGCAAGTGAGGGAGATGTGTGTTTTTTGGCTAGAGAAGTGAGCAAAAATGAGTTTTGGGATCAAGTGGGCAgattttttcatatttaagGGACTATTTTAGCTAACTTTGAATGTGAAGGAGGggctacaaaatttttttttttttttggaaatgcGAGGGACCAAATTGAAAACTTTCCCTTTTTAAAATACTAACTTTACTCCCTTGCAAAGTCAAGTTAGTAAATTTTGGTCCCAATCTAGGGCCTTGTTTGGCAAGTAAGTTTTTtaggtgtttgtctaaaattttactgtaacttattgtacaagtttttaaaaaaaaaaattttgaagtgtgttttttttgaatattttgaaatgtatagtttaaaaattttggaagTTTTTTGAAGTTGCTGTagataaagtttttaaaaaacttgtagcaggcaaatttggaaaaaaactCAAGTGCCAAACAGGGCCTagattttttatcattttttactTTAAATTCATCACGTGACCTACGCATAATCATTTTTTTAGTGACAAAAAGGTTAAATCCcatttataattaaaaaatgattctatttatattcatttttgcttCTAAAAGAGTAGGATATGGCACAAACCATAttatttttgcttaaaaaaatgGGGGTCCAACCTAATCCGTATTCATTTTTGCCACTAAAGAAGTAGGATCTAACttttttatacataaaaaatGACTGTATATGAGTCACATGAAGATTTCAAACTAAAAAGTGGTCAAAACCTGGGTTGAGACCAAATTTTACTGATTTAATTTTGTAAGGAATATaaagttattattttaaaagtgaaggatgaaaaaattcgtTTGACAAAATGTGAGAAATgttttaataatttttcttaaaaatatatACCTAACCATGTGTACAATATGCAACGaggtttgatttaaaaaaaaaaatgggactCGGCCGGATTCCCTGatcctttttcctttccttttttttccttgtcctagatgcatttttcaaatgggTTTAGAGTTAACTAGATTGAGAACAATCCCGCAATTAACTGTATTTgagtgaattttttaaaaaagaacaTTATTGATAGAATTTGGCCAATCGAAAAATGCCTAACCACCTTGCATAAAATCATAAGGAAATTATGTGGATAATAGTgaaaaataacaaggagatAAAGTGGATAGTCATACAAATACAGGAGAGTCAAGTGAATACAGTGATTCTATTTCACACATAGCGCGTTTGATTCAATCATTGCAACTGGTGATGcttttcatccattttttttttatataaatcgAAGGGATTTATATGACTATTTTGAAACAGGGTCATACTGATACAACATTATATAAAACTATAAGGGTGCTAATATTCTACAAAGCCATTGTGAAGCACTCACACTCCAAGATGCTTCTTGACGAACCTAGGAGTTGACTGACTTTGTCATGAACTGGTAACTTCCGCATTTATACTTCTTATCTGTTGTAAGGACTTTTATTCCTAAATCTACGACTGAGCCTATCttaagaaaattgcagcagccGACTAGTTTTCTTCTTAGAGTAGATGAAATGGCATAATACAGGATTTGTTATGGTGGaccatttgattgttttaattTCCAATCCAAATCCATCGTGTCTACCGATGATGAATGGCTACATTTTGTAGAAGACAATAAGTAGTCTCTCAATGGGTAAAAAATCAATTCATGACGGTGCCTATACATCAAAAGTCTACAACTACTTctgaaaattcaaaattgtAGGGGCCTCATATTCcacctatgttttcagaaccggaccggatagtgACTCGGtcgaggtcaggggtcaggggtcaatgggttcgaccgggggtcgatatgagtcgaaccggatgacgtcataaataaaaattatttgaaaattaaaatattatatatataatatctaataatatattgatattaataaaggtatattcatatatatttgatgtttcaaatatatttaacaagaaaatacaaagaaattagaacaatcaagtagcaatttatattatttaataaatattaacaagtttagaattaaaattatgaatttaattgaaaaataacatcaaattttaggacaatatttataaagtatcaaatatttgaggtatatcaataagttttaacaatttagggggtcaaaacataatattaaaaagtttgaattttttttaaaaaaattactgttgaaccggaaaaattgattttttcccggtcaaatccggtttttgaccggctttgacctgattttaaatttttggatttttaatATGATTCGGACCGGCTATCTGGCCGAttcccggttcgaccggccgATCCGATCCGAGTTTTAAAACAGAGTATTCCACCTCAAGTAGGGAAAATAGTATTGTCATTTCGCATCTGGATCACCACTCCACTCTGTAGGCAAATTGACTGAGTCCATAAAGCAACATAACTGGACACCAATATGCCATTGACTGTAGGTACTATTAACTTCTTGAGGATGGCAACTTTATGAGAAAAAAATGACGAATTTATAAGAATATTgtcaaaattaaaaaagttCAGAAATTGGAGGTAGTCAGAGAGGTTTCTGATTTAAGGGTTATCGCATTTTAGGTAAGCGGCTATCAATAAAATTAGAAttaatttgtatttatttttgattGCCgtaattttgtataatttctccgaaattttttttcccaagcTTTCGCCACACATTAGATGAGCGGCGAAAGGCTGATAACGACTTCACAGGGCGGGACTACAGCTAAtacaattcaaatttttttgaataGTTTATAGGTTGAGGCAAATGGCTAACACGGAAAAGAtaggaggttttttttttttttttttaaagctgaGGCATTCAATTAGGCAGGACGTCAGCTTTTTGACTTTTAAGCAAcgtcaaaaaattttttttttaattgaaaatttgcgtcgtcaaaattttttattttttccaccTTTGATCATAATGTGATCAACGACACATATTGTCggccaaaatattttcttttaaagtgAGAAGGCAATTATTGATTGATTTgtgcaaaaattattttttttaactgaaAAAAGTTTATATACTAATTATTACATTTTATAAATATGATATTATTTATCATTATTGATTGCGataataatattataaaatATGACTTAGGCAAATTTTATTAGTAATTTAATAGCATACTTGGTTATCATcttaatttataaatttaatattattctaatatcatattttaaatttttgataattttgatttataataaaaatttagtaATACGATTTAAGAATTTTAATTTGAAAAGTGTTACActgtaatttgaaaattagtatttcgTGTAAaacgtaaaaccctaattacgCCTATTTAAGGTTACGTTTTACGGGAGAAAAAATTTGGTCGCGTTGccttttattaaatattaaataacttattaaaaattacatattaaataATAAAAGGTAGGAAGAATTTttcgaagaaaaaaaaacaagaatgtATCGCCGCTGATCTTTTAGAATGGAGATTTCATTTCACTCTCCCGGGCAGAACCGGCCTTTGCAAGTCAATAATGTCCAATAGGGTCAGTCAAAGTTTCCTGCAACTggtctttcctttttttttttttttcataacctTCTGCCCATTCGTCCTATTCAAGGTATCCAATGGCTAGTTCCTTTGCTCTCTATGGATGATACGATTTAAAGTGCCACAGCCCCTTCTTCACTTCAAGAAGAGCTTCTTTTCTCTAAGCCCTTCTTTATACTCAAAGCCCTTTTTCGTCCTTACCCCTTTTGCTTCGCACCTTAGCAAGTTTCTTTTGCTTTGAATCGGAATAGCTATCCAAACCTACTGCACTAAGACGAATTCTTTCTATTGGCCCTATGGGTTCTTCCTTATTTTCTTAGTACTTTTTGATCCGGAGATAAAGAAAAATCCTTCGCCGCACATGAGTTGAGCGTCGATGGCGATGAAAATTCCTTCCCCGTTTAGTTTATTTCATGAGCGGCgaagtgtatttttttttaaaaaaaaagaatcaaaatgaatgaaaattaaAAGTCTTTTTATTAGTAGTTTCATGTCTCAATTGTGGCGACCCCTTATTCCCCAATACTCCTCACGGAACACCAATTTTCTgaactttttcaattttgacAATATTCCTAAAAATTCGCCGAAAAAATTGCATCCTTTATTGTGTTTTATTCTTGTTTCTTCACTATCCCACATCTGCTTTATCAAACGATTCTGATAAAATCTGAACTGGTCTGTGTCATCCTCTCTCTGCAGCTGGACAGAgcgcaaatttttttttttttcttgcatattCATTAGTATTGAAATAAGtatagaatttctcaaaactcAAGTAAGATGGCAAAgctcttttgaaaaaaaaaattggaaaatgcaaaaaaaaaaaaaaaaaaaaaactaagaatcTAAGATGGCAAAGACTAAAATGAAGTAAATGTATATTGTGTTCAAGTTGATTTACATACTGAACACATGCATGTTTTTGTTTAAATACATGAAACCGTTCCTGCACTGTTTCATTGGTAGCAGTTTCAGCCTCGAATCCGCACCGCGCACGCATAAGGAAATTATTCAAGAGATGTTTATCATTTCCTTGAACGGAAGTTACGTGAATCTCTTTTGGTTCACAGTTCGCTGAGTTTATGACGCATTCTGGGACTGCACACATACACATAATTAAGGAATGATCTTCCCACCATAGCAACGACGAACAAATAAGCAAATTAGTTAACATTTCTTGGAAAGTCCTGCACCATTCCCCTTTAGACCACAGTAATCATAATCATCAAATTCTATTccttctataaaaaaaaaaaaaatccatatcATTGGATCTAGTTTTCTCTCCACGGTTAAGAGTAAAATTAGCGAGTTTGGATGTATGGGAAATAATCTCTATTCAACGTTactttgaaatttgcatgtgtTATATTAGCAATGAATTGATTGCCCTTATGAGTGTTTTGGAAAGGGAGATAATTAAAACTAAAAAGTTCGACAGCACGCATACTATTGTTTAGACATTCAAAATGGAAATTGCCCGAATGGCGACAGAGTCAAGAAGGGATAGAAAGAAATCGACTATCTTTCTTTTGCTGGGGCAGGCAgataaaccaaagaaaaaagggtttttatttcatttctaaaagctcagcgagcgAAGAGGAGCCTCCAAACAGAGCAAGATCAGCAATAGAAATGGCCAAAAGGAGGAGGAGCATTGCCCTCACGCTTGATACGCACAAGGACCGGAAGAGAACAAATTCAAGTACGATCATTCTGACTTTATGAACCAACTTTTCAATCATGGAATGATCCTTTGCCAATACAAAGTCAGTTCAATTGATAAGTATGggttaataattttttttttttacaaaaaatcatATGTTTAAATTCTGTTATAGATTTAAGGATTGTGTTGGTaagtaatttgaaaaaattcttgTAAGAGACGTATATTTTTAGGAGCACGTCCTGACCAAATCAAGAGAGTCTCCTTAAATGGCATTAGATACATGTACCCTCCTCATAAGTAAGGTCCACATGACGAACCAATAAGAAAATGCATTTAAGATGACCAACAAATCAAAAatgttataaatgtatatatgtgcATTAATTCCATACATACGTCTGATAATCGGCAATACCCAGAATGGAATAGAGGTTTTTAAAGTAACTAGTAATTCATTATATTTATCTAAATCCAGTACTGATGATGCATGACTGAACAACATCCGTGTCCCTTCTCCAACAACAGAGACATGATTCTACCAAGAACTCGTCTTGCCAAGTTATATATTTTGCCAAACAATAAAGGAAAAAGACTAATTCTTGAACCCTTTATGAAATCTTCTTTTTTGCAGTATAAATAGGTGTCCAAATGAGATTCTCTTTCAACGATTTCGTCCACCAATTCTTCTCCTTCCAATACTGTCTGAGGCAGAAAGGCCAGCTTCAATTATAATGGCAAAAACCACAGTGCATTGTTATGTGTGGTTGATAGTGGCTATAGCTTTGATTGTGAGGCCTTCCAAGGCATTTGATTGCATTGGCGCCCCGCAAGAACTGATTCCATGCCTAAGTTACCTGCAAGCTGCTGATCCCACACCCAGTATTGAATGTTGTTCTGGTGCTCAAGATGTGGCCAATTCGGCTAATTCGTCTAAAGACGATTTGCAATCCGCTTGCCAATGCTTGAAATCTGCTGCGCAAACTTATCCCGACATAAATTATGATAATGCTAAGCAACTCCCCGCCCTCTGCAACGTCAACCTCAATATTACCATTGATCCTAACATTGACTGCACCAAGTAAGTTTACTTCTTTCGCCCAgaaattgaatttcaatttcactactttatttttatttgtgtttGACGTCCCTTTATCATCTATTATATGCATGTCATTCCTCTTCTTCTGTTTCTGGACTTTAATTtcttcaaaaggaaaaaaaaaaaaaagaaagaagaaagggaCTACGACTCTATGTTAGAGTatgattgattgatttttgCTACTATTTCTTGGTCCTTAGAACCATCTAGGTCAAGTTTAGCTGCTATTTAACACTACTGATTCCAATTGAACGTGACTTTCATGTTGTCTATACATGGCCGCACCAAATAGCAATAATATGAAATTTCTTTAGTTTGAACGCTGTTCTGATCAAGAAATCTTACTTCTGTATCTGCACAAGTTAATTTTTCTGAAAGATGTTTGATCATTCTTTACCTTTGAATTTTGATCACGTGCAGGCTCCAAGTGACATCGGagaatcttgaagagaaaagtgccaaaattttcagttttggtgGAGATATCAGCATGCATGCAGTGTAGCCTCGTACAAATTTGTAGTTTGAATGTACctctcttgaatttttttttttttttagtatggGAACTTCAGATTCCAATACTTGAAGAGAAGAAAGGCAAATTAACTGTCTCCTTGTATCCTTCTTTCTTGCATGTTGCTACCCGTCTTTATTAATATCTTGGCTTCTATGAAAGTTTTCATGTTTCGGAATGGAGCTTCACCTATGGATTGATATTTCGGTCGCGTTCATGTTTTACTTACTCAACATAAATATTTGCTGTCATTTGTTTCTGGAGAGAATTGCAGTTTTCATCAATAATATTTGGTCTGTGGTGTGTCAGTCAGTTTTGATCAATAATATTTGGCCAATACTCAATACCAAATTGCTATTAGTCAACGCTTTTGAATTTACGCTTTTAGTCCctaatattttgattttgaatcattataaattttaaataatgacATTAAGGGTTTTAAAATGAAATGAGAcgtgaattaaaataaaattatattaaatGGATCATAGAAATTCTAATTAATACTGTTCAAAAGGGTATAGCAGCATGGACCATCATTAAGTTAAAAATTTGACTTCAAACATTATACTCGGTCATTTCCAtattcattgaagaaatgaaaagtTGGCTTCAATCAATGGCCGAGTCAAAATTTTAGGTTGGGAGGAGGGAGATATATATGCATAGTAAAATGTCAATTCACGATAGTAATTTTGGAAACTAAGACTTTTTTATATCTTAATGAATACAGAAATGACAATGGCCTGTACCGTTGCTTATATCAAAAATTTAGTTTCCATACGGTTTTGGTTTGCTTTGGCATTTGTTGAATCAattttatttcaagaaattcctTACCTACCATCTAACAAAGTGATACTCGTATCATTTGTAACGGGGTGTTCTTTGTCCCACAAATTTTCAATCTCTTTTCCACTTCTTTCTGTGCAGAAACCAGGCTGCTTAGGTTTGTATTCTCAGTATTTGGCGTCAAGACCACAGTGGACAAGGTTGGCCTGTCTTCAGGGTGCAGCTGCACGCACAAGAGGCCTACTTGTATTCTACATCTGATGCCGGAAAGAATTCTTCCATTAGATCATCTATCAGTTGATAGGCAGTCCTTTCATTCCGGAGTTTCCACGCCTGATAGTTTATTCCGATCGTGTAATTGAGTACCAATACGCACCATTTTATTCGTAAAATGTCCCCGTATGTTAAGATTGTGGTCAGGATGGCAAAAATCTGTATACAAATCAGGAACTTTGCACTGCATTTTGCAACTAATCAAGCCATGAAATCTGTATACAAATCAATTAGATATTGATTTATCTGGTTCTCCTGAGGTAGTAGTGAGAAACTGAGAATCACATCATGGCTGTGATTAGTCATTACTTGTTAATTTGGAAGCTCGAACATTTCAGAATTGAATTGCTATACAGAGCTGCTATACAACTTTACTAGATCCTTATTGACAGGATCAAAATTTGTTGAACCAATTTCAGTGCCAAAAATTTTCTCTACCTGCCCTCCGACAGAGTTATAGTGATGTCATTTGTAACAGggtgttgttgttgttgtttgtccATTGAATCTTCTGTTTCATTTGCAGTCCTCTCCGAATAGAAACCTGGCCGCTTAGGCTGGGGAAGTAGAGCAGTCTCACTATTTAACATGGACAGTGCAATGGACATGGTTGGCCTGTCCTCAGGGTACCGCTGCCCGCACAGGAGGCCAACTTGTATGCATCTCTCCACCTCTGATACCGAGAAAGATTCTTCCATTACCTCATCTATCAGTTGACAGGCATTCCCTTCACTCCAGAGTTTCCATGCCTGAGATTGTAGACAAAATTTGATGGAGGAAACTTCATGTGTAAAGCATTTTAAGGATGAAACACCGAATCCTGTTTACTTACGTGACCAAGTAAGTTATGGTTGTGCTCTGGATGGTGAAAGTCTCTGTTCTTTCTGCCGCTCACAATTTCAAGGACTAGCACTCCAAAGCTAAACACATCGGATTTTGTTGAATATAGCCCTTGTGTGACGTACTCAGGAGACATGTAGCCACTGCAGATCATCGTATGTCAGTTTCTATGAAAGAAAAACAGTTACCTGCTGGggagaaaaaatatgaaatctgGAAATAGTAAACTTTTAAGTTCCTTACTAAGTGCCAATAACCCTTGTTGTTTTTTCCGGACTCTGATCGCCTCCGAAAGCTCTAGCAATGccgaaatctgaaattttaggaTTCATCTCTCTGTCTAGGAGGATATTGCTAGCTTTTAAATCCCTGTGGATTATTCTCAATCTTGAATCTCGATGCAGGTAAATGAGCCCTCTAGCAATCCCAGTTATAATGTCAAAACGGCATGTCCATGTTAGCAACTTTCTTCTCGTGCTATCTGCAAGAGCTTCTAATCAAGTAAGAAAACCAAATTTCTCATGACAAGATAGAAATCAATTGAACAAGATTTTTGTTGAGTGGCACCGTATATGTAGATGTCCAGGCTTTTACTGGGCATATACTCATAAATTAGCATCCTCTCTTCTCCTTGAATGCAGCATCCCAAAAGTTTAACCAGGTTGCGATGTTGAAGTTTGGAGATCACGATGACTTCATTTTTAAATTCAGCAAGTCCTTGATTGGAATCTATCGAAAGCCTCTTTACTGCAATCTCTTGTCCTGTTGGCAGCTGACCCTGGAAATGCACAAATTTGCAGAATACCAATATAACAGAAGAAATTTGAAGTACATAGTCTAATTTGAAAGATTGCACATCATAAATGGATTACTACTACTTGAAAATACCTTATAAACTGGTCCGAAACCACCTACTCCAATCTTGTTTGAGTTAGAAAAGTTGTTGGTTGCCTTTGCAATGGTCATCATCTCAAAAGTCGGTAATGATAGGTCTTCCATTACTTCAGAATGAAGCTGTGGTTTTAGCCCTGCACTCAGAACATGTCTAACATTATAACCAAACTTGAACTCAAATTTATTTCCAAAGACGAAAATAAAGTCTCAAAGATGATCTGTCCGCCTGGTCGCTTGAAGGTCTTAAAACTTTAGTTATGAAGTCCCTAATTGACCTGGTAGAGAAGTGTAGGAATAAGAAAAAGCTATACAAACTCCCTCCATAAGAGTAATCCAGGAGCGGTACACGATCGAACTCCAAACAAACCAGATTCAAAACGAATCTTATCGCATAGTCAAGGAACATGGCAGAGCCAACAAATACAAAGTGTTTAATTTTGTAAATATTGATAGAAGTTTGTTATAAACATTGATAAAAGTTTGATAATAACAATCCTGCTCGATTATAGGCTACAACAAAATTTGCAAAAGGCTCTGACTATGGTCCGCATAGGGATCCGCTGCTGGCAGCCACTGTCAGTTACGGATCCACCTGCAGACCTTCAGTGTCAAGCTGGCCTagattctttctttctccatatCTTGCTAGCACAGTTATGATcacaacaaaaataataattctaacaaaaataaatgtaaATACTAACAAAAATTATAGAAACTACCTTAATtaaaatcctaaatgaattCTCGAGTATAGATGAGACATTCCTGAATTATCTCACTAGAACAAGATTCAAGATGCCTAGACTTAAATGAGACAGATGTAAAAAATATAGCTTTCCTTGATAAAAGGATGCATTTTGTCTTCTGTTATGTCCTCATCCCATCTTTTCTAACGTAAACCATTTACCGCACCATCATTTCTCCGCGAGCATATTTCTATGATTGTCTCCCTCAAATTACTTAGCACCCCAAATGTCTGGCATCAGCGGGATGAGCAGAGTTATAATACGAATCTATTTCTACATTATTAGACCAGTTGGAGAAGTAGCAGGCAATAGGAGGGCCTTACTGTTTTCTCGGCGTATTCAAGATAAGAGCTCTTGATCAGAAGATGCATGTTTTACTTAAGGCAGTTGTCATCAGCAAATAATAAgttgagaacaaaagaaaaaagcatCGACTGTTTCTCCATTTTTCGGATGAAATAGTTAATTGCTCATTACTTTGCATGAGTTCTGTGTCTTCTGCAGTAACAGTAAAACAATGCGGCAAGTGTTTTCATCAATGTTAAGCAAGTATTTGCTAACAAGCGATATTTTGTTAGAACACAATCTTGAAATGAAAATCGATCTCGAGTTTCTGAATTTACCTCGTCTCCGTGATCTCTTGAACAGGATGAaccaaaaagtcaaaactaGCAAGGCCAGAACAACTGAACAAGGCACCACGACTAGAATGATCTTTTTCCTTTCGTTAGAGCCTGTTGTGAGCTTTATAAAGTCAATAACTGTCGAAAAATAGAGGTGCAAGAAAAAAAcagattattaagaaataatggAGTAATAAAGAATTTCAAGATACCTAGTTCCGCAGCTTCTACACGAATATAAATATTTTGATTGCTTGGGGTAGCTAATCGCCTTATATCAATCAAATCCCCATACCAGAAGAAGCAACCACTTCCCCTCCCTGAAACGTTTGAATTGGCATATGCAGTACAAGTGCAATTCTTCAAACACTCCTCTTCACATTCCTTGAGAGTTGCACTGCTGTCCGTCCAATCCAGCGAATGATCGGGAACCTTTACGCCCTTTACCTCCACAAAACCTTCTCCCTTCGAACAATTTAGAGGTTGTTTCCTAAGGCATCCATTGGACCGTATGCCAATTCCCCAATCCTGAGGTGACTTGGGCACGTAGCCAGTCAAGCAGCTGCAGCGAAAAGGATCATTTATGGTGCAAATACTGTTGGTACCACAATAGCCATAATTATCACAAGAGTCAATAGGA containing:
- the LOC140035823 gene encoding non-specific lipid-transfer protein-like, which codes for MAKTTVHCYVWLIVAIALIVRPSKAFDCIGAPQELIPCLSYLQAADPTPSIECCSGAQDVANSANSSKDDLQSACQCLKSAAQTYPDINYDNAKQLPALCNVNLNITIDPNIDCTKLQVTSENLEEKSAKIFSFGGDISMHAV
- the LOC113723875 gene encoding G-type lectin S-receptor-like serine/threonine-protein kinase At4g27290, translating into MYSDLHMKIIIIFPVFYCTVGFILSVVRATDILAASETITDGLTLVSATNRFEFGFFSPPNSRKRYLGIWCHGMTPQTIVWVANRNSSLNDSLGAVSIVKDGNLILRDGTGKTVWSTDIQEISSSGTVLQLLDSGNLVLRHDDKENDEGYIWQSFDNFTDTWLPGMKLGRDSRTGLNRKLTSWKSMDDPSSGQFTYGISGTGRPLEVQLWKGNSLQFRTGPFNGVGFSGVISIPPPIPAVFNPTIFVNTNEVYYEVPDSSPLLVRIVVSYSGEIYFYLWNSSSSLEWIVIYSIPIDSCDNYGYCGTNSICTINDPFRCSCLTGYVPKSPQDWGIGIRSNGCLRKQPLNCSKGEGFVEVKGVKVPDHSLDWTDSSATLKECEEECLKNCTCTAYANSNVSGRGSGCFFWYGDLIDIRRLATPSNQNIYIRVEAAELGSNERKKIILVVVPCSVVLALLVLTFWFILFKRSRRRGLKPQLHSEVMEDLSLPTFEMMTIAKATNNFSNSNKIGVGGFGPVYKGQLPTGQEIAVKRLSIDSNQGLAEFKNEVIVISKLQHRNLVKLLGCCIQGEERMLIYEYMPSKSLDIYIYDSTRRKLLTWTCRFDIITGIARGLIYLHRDSRLRIIHRDLKASNILLDREMNPKISDFGIARAFGGDQSPEKTTRVIGTYGYMSPEYVTQGLYSTKSDVFSFGVLVLEIVSGRKNRDFHHPEHNHNLLGHAWKLWSEGNACQLIDEVMEESFSVSEVERCIQVGLLCGQRYPEDRPTMSIALSMLNSETALLPQPKRPGFYSERTANETEDSMDKQQQQHPVTNDITITLSEGR